The genomic region ACGTGTGTAATTAAGAGGCAGAGTGAAGGGAGGAGATTTGCAATGCCACGTTGGGTGCCATGTAAGAGGGTTTTCGCCTTTGCtgggcccccccccccccctttcatgccttccctctctcaccacaaacacgcatccacgcccggcagcaccaacgaCGTTGCTGTGCGAAGACTCTACtcgctttcgctctctcccacgcTCTCCCTATCCCTACACCACCTCCCCTgccgtgcaccgccgcctcacctctctccgcgtgctgctgtgactcTGCGACAATGGAGTGGAATCTCATGCTGTTACTCTACGCGGTCCTCCAGTTCATCGCGTTTTTattggtgctggtggcgacgccgctcGAGATGTTTCGCATCACTGACAATCTAAGCATCGTTAGCGGATATTATTCGTTGTGGGGATCAGGGCAGCGTGTCGGTAATTTATCATTCTTCAGTTCCAGCGCTACTTTGTGGGCTGACTGCCCCGGCCGCCTGATGCTTTTCCGCCTTGCTCAGGCACTCGCTGTCCTCTCTATCTTCGTTTTCGTCGCTGCGGCCACCCTGGGCGTCGTCATGCTGTTCTGCTGCCCTCTCTTACGCTGGATATGCGTGATGCTCAACATTCTGGGTGCCGTCACCGCGTGCGTTGTCTGGGCTGCCATGGTGTTGACCTATTTCACTAATGAAGGCAGGACATGTCCAGCCCTCATGACACTTACAAAGTTTAGTGTCGGCTTCGCACTCCTCGTGGCTGCCTGGGTGCTGGATCTGATCAACATCACACTCTTAGTAGTTCCGTTCCGCATTATGCTTTTCGGTAAGGCTGAGTGTGTCGCCGTCAACTTGGACGAAAAAATGAAAGGAAAGTCGGAAGAACATAGCAGccaaagggaggaggaggaggaggagtagACGAGGGCATTGCGGCGGGCGACCCTGTCGGAGACGCGTAGGCGAGGGACCGCTCGAGCTGCCCCTGCCGTCATGGCACCGTTCTTTCATTGCTCCCATCGCATTGCTgacggtgcgtgcgtggggaGGGTGTGAACTCGATTGCTGTGTTCGTGGCCTCCTCCGCGCACCACTTCGTTCGCcttgcgcgcctctctttgtgccTTTCTGCGTTCTTTCTTCCAACACGACGTGGTcctgtgcgtgcaggcgcatGCGGCAGTCGTTTTCATGCTCTTGTTTGTatttttcctcccctctctttttttttcgcgcaCGTGCCGCCCCGCGACCTCGCCGCCTCTGTCGCCCACCTTATCCGGCGCGGCTGTCCCGCTggcccccacccctctgTCTGCCGCGTGCGGAAGTacggcggcgtgtgcgcacgctgtgccctcgtgccccctgcccctcctgtgctgctgtctaTGCTGCGCTCCCTCGCGCCTCTGTCGGCGCCTCTTCAGACCGCCGTGTGCGCCGGGCTGCCGTGCGGAGAGCCGCCACGCCGTGTTGAGGTGTGACGCTGCTAGTGGCGATGGAGGGGTAGGCACGTCACCCATGCGCGGTGCGGTGCCTGCAGCGGGCCGGGCGGGCTCTGGGGATGCATGCGTGGTGAGGCGAGCGTGGCCGTAGGGGCGTGAGGCGTTGGAGCAAGACGTCTCGCTGCCCCTGACGGACAGGCAGGGCGATGCATGCTCGAAACACGGCTGGAGAGTGTGCGGTCGATGgcggcacgtgtgcgtgcgcccctcactcttctctttcctaacctcttttcctcgtttCCTATTATACCCCCCTCCCGTGCGTCGCTGTCCTCTCACTCCTGCTTGCCGTCCTCGGCTCACCCAGCCcgatggcgtcgctgccgccagtgccACTCCATTCCTCCTCTCTGGGAGGACTGGCAGGGGGAGTGCCCAGCCCATTGCGGCGGTTAGTGCCAGGGCTgcgatgtgtgtgcgccttcgggcggcgcaggctcttGCTGCTCTCGTTCCTCTTTCTGTATTCCCCATCTCTGTctctgcagcacagccgAAGTGGCCGCCCACTAAAGCCTGAGGCTCACATGCCCCGGCATTTTGGCGGTAAGAGAGAGTGATGTAGGAGTTGAGGGACAGCTGGTGGCGGAGCCGCACatgcccgcacacacgcagctgtggaggaaggggacgaCTTCGCCTTTGTCGTTTTACTTGATCTTGTGCATTGGTTTCTCTTACGTTTTCTTTGCTCATTTGTGCTTTTCTGTGCTTCAGCTCCCCTGTGCCCCTTATTGTTcacgtgtctgtgcgagtgcctgcgtggcgtggcgggggAGATGCGGAGGggcgtgcgcggcgtgctgTCCCGCTCGTCGTGAGCCTCTTTCTGTCGCTTGGCTCACTCGgtctctgctgcctcgccgTTCGCGCACCGGCAGACGAAGTGGCGAGTGCCTTTTCTCAGTGTCCCCCATCACGCTCGTGCTCGCTTCCAGCGGCCCACGACTGCCTCTCCCCATTTGCGCCGTGCCCCGCacgcgtgcacgtgtgcacctcctcggcggtgctCGCGACCCCCACGCGCACCCCTGCgctcttgtcctcctcctccctgtccgtgctgcgcgaccgtTCCTCTCGGGGAGccggtgcgcgtgcgcacacgtCTCTGCGGACGTCTCTCGCCCGACTCGtatgctcttcttcc from Leishmania braziliensis MHOM/BR/75/M2904 WGS CADA00000000 data, contig 97, whole genome shotgun sequence harbors:
- a CDS encoding amastin-like protein, which translates into the protein MEWNLMLLLYAVLQFIAFLLVLVATPLEMFRITDNLSIVSGYYSLWGSGQRVGNLSFFSSSATLWADCPGRLMLFRLAQALAVLSIFVFVAAATLGVVMLFCCPLLRWICVMLNILGAVTACVVWAAMVLTYFTNEGRTCPALMTLTKFSVGFALLVAAWVLDLINITLLVVPFRIMLFGKAECVAVNLDEKMKGKSEEHSSQREEEEEE